Proteins co-encoded in one Cataglyphis hispanica isolate Lineage 1 chromosome 4, ULB_Chis1_1.0, whole genome shotgun sequence genomic window:
- the LOC126849302 gene encoding lipase 3-like: protein MDKETNQDEAHMTTPELIKTHGYIPETHHIWTEDGYCLNVHRVLSPRDQVSIKAEPIINIDTAVINNSSKDSNLSTSPDYHRVLETLEYADSRLPVIVNHGLISSSADWVLLGPHKALAYVLCDNGFDVWLANARGNTYSKHHKHYSIKDKEFWNFSWHEIGYYDLPAMIDYVLEKTGHSELYYIGHSQGTTTFYVMMSERPEYNSKIKGMISLAPIAFLANQRSPLFKYLVHFNGLLEWSSYFFNFHHWFPRSRWQAHMFSTLVRNAPYAVTKGLCNCWFYLVAGFGSDQLDKSMLPLIFGHFPAGAAIKQIVHFGQSIMSGSFRKYDHGVKMNLKLYGSTQPPKYNLERIKVPMAIFYSDNDFLTHYTDVQKLVNRLPNVIEVKKVPYEKFNHIDYMWGRDARTLLYNRIVLVLKKF from the exons ATGGACAAAGAAACGAATCAGGATGAGGCCCATATGACAACG CCTGAACTAATTAAAACTCACGGTTACATACCCGAGACCCATCACATTTGGACAGAAGATGGTTACTGCTTGAATGTGCATCGTGTACTCTCACCCAGGGATCAAGTGTCAATAAAAGCTGAAcctatcataaatattgatacgGCCGTAATCAATAATAGTAGCAAAGATTCTAATTTGTCAACATCCCCTGATTATCATCGTGTTCTAGAAACTCTCGAATACGCAGATTCGAGATTACCAGTTATTGTAAACCACGGACTTATATCCAGTTCTGCAGATTGGGTGCTATTGGGACCTCACAAGGCTCTTG CTTATGTCCTTTGCGACAATGGATTCGATGTTTGGCTCGCGAATGCTCGTGGAAATACTTACTCTAAACACCATAAACATTACTCGATTAAGGACAAAGAGTTTTGGAATTTCAG TTGGCACGAGATCGGATATTACGATTTACCAGCGATGATAGATTATGTCTTAGAAAAGACTGGTCATTCCGAATTGTATTATATCGGTCATAGTCAGGGTACAACCACATTTTACGTTATGATGAGCGAAAGACCcgaatataattctaaaattaaaggGATGATAAGTTTAGCACCTATAGCGTTCTTAGCGAATCAGAGAAGTCCACTCTTCAAGTATCTTGTACATTTTAACGGTTTATTGGAG TGGAGCTCCTACTTTTTCAACTTTCACCACTGGTTCCCCCGTAGCAGGTGGCAAGCACATATGTTTAGCACCCTTGTACGCAACGCTCCTTACGCGGTGACGAAAGGCTTGTGCAACTGTTGGTTTTATCTGGTCGCCGGATTTGGTAGCGATCAGCTCGATAAATCCATGTTGCCTTTGATATTCGGACACTTTCCGGCAGGCGCTGCGATAAAACAAATCGTTCATTTTGGTCAATCAATAATGTCCG GCAGTTTTCGGAAATATGATCATGGCGTTAAAATGAATCTAAAGCTTTATGGATCCACTCAACCACCCAAATATAATcttgaaagaattaaagtacCCATGGCGATTTTTTATAGTGACAATGACTTTCTCACACATTATAct GATGTTCAAAAATTGGTAAATAGATTACCAAACGTTATAGAAGTTAAAAAGGTACCgtacgaaaaatttaatcatattgatTATATGTGGGGTAGAGATGCGAGAACACTTCTATATAACCGCATTGTActcgtgttaaaaaaattttaa
- the LOC126848650 gene encoding putative hydroxypyruvate isomerase, with protein sequence MALKFASNLSFMFTEAPSIIDRYQLAKQAGFKAVESGFPFGFSIQQVAAARKKADVDQILLNVFTGDVTKGELGFAAIPGEEENFKKSIEKTIEYAKALDCKMIHVMSGKVESPTAANDIVYEKNLLYAIEKCKSEDIVVLIEPINNYSVPNYYMNNFQKGLNLVKKINSIHFKLQMDIFHLQHCCGNITKCIQDFLPYVGHIQIAQVPDRHEPDTPGEIDYKYVFSLLERTGYTGYIGLEYWPKSLTTEGLNWIKKYGYNL encoded by the exons ATGGCTTTAAAGTTTGCTAGTAACCTATCTTTTATGTTTACGGAGGCCCCCAGTATTATTGACAGATATCAGCTGGCTAAACAAGCAGGATTTAAAGCAGTTGAAAGTGGATTTCCATTTGGCTTTTCTATTCAACAGGTTGCCGCAGCTAGAAAGAAAGCAGATGTCGATCAAATACTTTTAAACGTATTCACAG GTGATGTTACAAAAGGAGAATTGGGCTTTGCTGCAATTCCAGGTGAAGaggaaaactttaaaaaaagtattgagAAAACGATAGAATATGCAAAAGCTTTGGATTGTAAAAT GATTCATGTAATGTCAGGAAAAGTGGAATCGCCCACTGCTGCTAATGACatagtttatgaaaaaaatctgttatatgccattgaaaaatgtaaatcggAAGACATTGTCGTTCTTATTGaaccaattaataattacagtgttcctaattattatatgaataattttcagaaag GTTTAAATTTGGTTAAGAAGATAAACAGTATACACTTTAAGCTACAAAtggatatttttcatttacaacATTGCTGtggtaatattacaaaatgcaTTCAGGATTTTTTACCTTATGTGG GCCACATTCAAATAGCTCAAGTTCCTGATAGGCATGAGCCAGATACTCCAGGAgagattgattataaatatgtcttttctttattagaaAGAACAGGCTACACTGGATATATTGGTTTAGAATATTGGCCAAAATCATTAACAACAGAAGGATTAAATTGGATTAAGAAATATGGTTACAACctgtaa
- the LOC126848646 gene encoding palmitoyltransferase ZDHHC2 isoform X2: MGKQNSSCWWCVKAVKWIPVLFILTIVVWSYYAYVVQLCYYTIDNYVQKAFYLLFFHILLLMFLWSYWQTVYTNLMPVPDKFKIPDVEMEKLQQAETEEVQRQILERFAQDLPVTNRTIKGAMRFCEKCQLIKPDRAHHCSVCGTCVLKMDHHCPWVNNCVGFHNYKFFMLFLAYALLYCMFITATSLQYFIQFWKGELDGMGRFHLLFLFFVALMFAVSLNSLFFYHCYLVVHNRSTLEAFRTPMFRTGKDKDGFSLGKYNNFQEVFGDNPRLWFLPIFSSLGNGVVYPVRSQHQGTPNTYDSMGSTQNRSTIDQMTLVQEATILALGTGTAVIGPSVDVDQPLVNNTESV; the protein is encoded by the exons ATGGGCAAGCAAAACAGCTCATGTTGGTGGTGCGTAAAGGCCGTCAAGTGGATACCAGTGTTATTCATTCTGACGATCGTCGTGTGGTCCTATTATGCTTACGTCGTGCAATTGTGCTATT ATACAATAGACAACTATGTTCAAAAAG CTTTCTACCTGCTTTTCTTCCACATCCTACTTCTGATGTTTTTATGGTCATATTGGCAGAcagtatatacaaatttaatgccAGTGCCAGATaag TTTAAAATACCTGATGTTGAGATGGAAAAATTACAGCAGGCCGAAACGGAAGAAGTACAGAGAcaaattttagaaagatttGCACAAGATCTTCCAGTTACTAATCGTACTATAAAAGGAg ctATGCGATTCTGTGAGAAATGTCAGTTAATAAAGCCTGATAGGGCACACCATTGCAGTGTGTGTGGCACTTGTGTCCTAAAAATGGATCATCACTGTCCATGGGTGAACAATTGTGTGGGCTTTCacaactataaattttttatgctgtTTCTTGCATATGCACTTCTCTATTGTATGTTTATTACCGCCACATCTTTACAatactttatacaattttgGAAA GGAGAATTAGATGGAATGGGTAGATTTcatctattatttcttttttttgttgcgTTGATGTTTGCAGTCAGTCTTAATTCCCTTTTCTTCTACCATTGCTATCTTGTTGTGCATAATAGATCAACACTAG AGGCCTTCAGAACACCTATGTTTCGAACAGGGAAAGACAAGGATGGATTTAGTCTgggaaaatacaataattttcaggAAGTATTTGGTGACAATCCACGACTCTGGTTTCTTCCCATATTTAGTAG TTTGGGAAATGGTGTCGTCTATCCAGTAAGATCGCAACACCAGGGCACACCCAATACTTATGATTCCATGGGCAGTACTCAGAACAG GTCCACCATTGATCAAATGACTTTGGTACAGGAAGCTACAATTTTGGCTCTTGGCACTGG caCTGCTGTGATAGGTCCTTCTGTTGATGTCGATCAACCACTGGTGAATAACACAGAATCTGTCTGA
- the LOC126848646 gene encoding palmitoyltransferase ZDHHC2 isoform X4 gives MGKQNSSCWWCVKAVKWIPVLFILTIVVWSYYAYVVQLCYYTIDNYVQKAFYLLFFHILLLMFLWSYWQTVYTNLMPVPDKFKIPDVEMEKLQQAETEEVQRQILERFAQDLPVTNRTIKGAMRFCEKCQLIKPDRAHHCSVCGTCVLKMDHHCPWVNNCVGFHNYKFFMLFLAYALLYCMFITATSLQYFIQFWKGELDGMGRFHLLFLFFVALMFAVSLNSLFFYHCYLVVHNRSTLEAFRTPMFRTGKDKDGFSLGKYNNFQEVFGDNPRLWFLPIFSSLGNGVVYPVRSQHQGTPNTYDSMGSTQNSTAVIGPSVDVDQPLVNNTESV, from the exons ATGGGCAAGCAAAACAGCTCATGTTGGTGGTGCGTAAAGGCCGTCAAGTGGATACCAGTGTTATTCATTCTGACGATCGTCGTGTGGTCCTATTATGCTTACGTCGTGCAATTGTGCTATT ATACAATAGACAACTATGTTCAAAAAG CTTTCTACCTGCTTTTCTTCCACATCCTACTTCTGATGTTTTTATGGTCATATTGGCAGAcagtatatacaaatttaatgccAGTGCCAGATaag TTTAAAATACCTGATGTTGAGATGGAAAAATTACAGCAGGCCGAAACGGAAGAAGTACAGAGAcaaattttagaaagatttGCACAAGATCTTCCAGTTACTAATCGTACTATAAAAGGAg ctATGCGATTCTGTGAGAAATGTCAGTTAATAAAGCCTGATAGGGCACACCATTGCAGTGTGTGTGGCACTTGTGTCCTAAAAATGGATCATCACTGTCCATGGGTGAACAATTGTGTGGGCTTTCacaactataaattttttatgctgtTTCTTGCATATGCACTTCTCTATTGTATGTTTATTACCGCCACATCTTTACAatactttatacaattttgGAAA GGAGAATTAGATGGAATGGGTAGATTTcatctattatttcttttttttgttgcgTTGATGTTTGCAGTCAGTCTTAATTCCCTTTTCTTCTACCATTGCTATCTTGTTGTGCATAATAGATCAACACTAG AGGCCTTCAGAACACCTATGTTTCGAACAGGGAAAGACAAGGATGGATTTAGTCTgggaaaatacaataattttcaggAAGTATTTGGTGACAATCCACGACTCTGGTTTCTTCCCATATTTAGTAG TTTGGGAAATGGTGTCGTCTATCCAGTAAGATCGCAACACCAGGGCACACCCAATACTTATGATTCCATGGGCAGTACTCAGAACAG caCTGCTGTGATAGGTCCTTCTGTTGATGTCGATCAACCACTGGTGAATAACACAGAATCTGTCTGA
- the LOC126848646 gene encoding palmitoyltransferase ZDHHC2 isoform X1: MGKQNSSCWWCVKAVKWIPVLFILTIVVWSYYAYVVQLCYYTIDNYVQKAFYLLFFHILLLMFLWSYWQTVYTNLMPVPDKFKIPDVEMEKLQQAETEEVQRQILERFAQDLPVTNRTIKGAMRFCEKCQLIKPDRAHHCSVCGTCVLKMDHHCPWVNNCVGFHNYKFFMLFLAYALLYCMFITATSLQYFIQFWKGELDGMGRFHLLFLFFVALMFAVSLNSLFFYHCYLVVHNRSTLEAFRTPMFRTGKDKDGFSLGKYNNFQEVFGDNPRLWFLPIFSSLGNGVVYPVRSQHQGTPNTYDSMGSTQNSFGDGVNFPERLCNEDTHTLLGSHGTQQWGDETEFDSPLPYVNQVLYRLDS; encoded by the exons ATGGGCAAGCAAAACAGCTCATGTTGGTGGTGCGTAAAGGCCGTCAAGTGGATACCAGTGTTATTCATTCTGACGATCGTCGTGTGGTCCTATTATGCTTACGTCGTGCAATTGTGCTATT ATACAATAGACAACTATGTTCAAAAAG CTTTCTACCTGCTTTTCTTCCACATCCTACTTCTGATGTTTTTATGGTCATATTGGCAGAcagtatatacaaatttaatgccAGTGCCAGATaag TTTAAAATACCTGATGTTGAGATGGAAAAATTACAGCAGGCCGAAACGGAAGAAGTACAGAGAcaaattttagaaagatttGCACAAGATCTTCCAGTTACTAATCGTACTATAAAAGGAg ctATGCGATTCTGTGAGAAATGTCAGTTAATAAAGCCTGATAGGGCACACCATTGCAGTGTGTGTGGCACTTGTGTCCTAAAAATGGATCATCACTGTCCATGGGTGAACAATTGTGTGGGCTTTCacaactataaattttttatgctgtTTCTTGCATATGCACTTCTCTATTGTATGTTTATTACCGCCACATCTTTACAatactttatacaattttgGAAA GGAGAATTAGATGGAATGGGTAGATTTcatctattatttcttttttttgttgcgTTGATGTTTGCAGTCAGTCTTAATTCCCTTTTCTTCTACCATTGCTATCTTGTTGTGCATAATAGATCAACACTAG AGGCCTTCAGAACACCTATGTTTCGAACAGGGAAAGACAAGGATGGATTTAGTCTgggaaaatacaataattttcaggAAGTATTTGGTGACAATCCACGACTCTGGTTTCTTCCCATATTTAGTAG TTTGGGAAATGGTGTCGTCTATCCAGTAAGATCGCAACACCAGGGCACACCCAATACTTATGATTCCATGGGCAGTACTCAGAACAG CTTTGGAGATGGGGTAAACTTTCCCGAGCGGCTGTGCAATGAGGATACACATACTCTATTGGGCTCCCACGGCACCCAACAATGGGGTGATGAAACCGAGTTTGATTCCCCACTTCCCTACGTAAATCAGGTACTTTACAGACTCGATTCTTAG
- the LOC126848646 gene encoding palmitoyltransferase ZDHHC2 isoform X3 produces MGKQNSSCWWCVKAVKWIPVLFILTIVVWSYYAYVVQLCYYTIDNYVQKAFYLLFFHILLLMFLWSYWQTVYTNLMPVPDKFKIPDVEMEKLQQAETEEVQRQILERFAQDLPVTNRTIKGAMRFCEKCQLIKPDRAHHCSVCGTCVLKMDHHCPWVNNCVGFHNYKFFMLFLAYALLYCMFITATSLQYFIQFWKGELDGMGRFHLLFLFFVALMFAVSLNSLFFYHCYLVVHNRSTLEAFRTPMFRTGKDKDGFSLGKYNNFQEVFGDNPRLWFLPIFSSFGDGVNFPERLCNEDTHTLLGSHGTQQWGDETEFDSPLPYVNQVLYRLDS; encoded by the exons ATGGGCAAGCAAAACAGCTCATGTTGGTGGTGCGTAAAGGCCGTCAAGTGGATACCAGTGTTATTCATTCTGACGATCGTCGTGTGGTCCTATTATGCTTACGTCGTGCAATTGTGCTATT ATACAATAGACAACTATGTTCAAAAAG CTTTCTACCTGCTTTTCTTCCACATCCTACTTCTGATGTTTTTATGGTCATATTGGCAGAcagtatatacaaatttaatgccAGTGCCAGATaag TTTAAAATACCTGATGTTGAGATGGAAAAATTACAGCAGGCCGAAACGGAAGAAGTACAGAGAcaaattttagaaagatttGCACAAGATCTTCCAGTTACTAATCGTACTATAAAAGGAg ctATGCGATTCTGTGAGAAATGTCAGTTAATAAAGCCTGATAGGGCACACCATTGCAGTGTGTGTGGCACTTGTGTCCTAAAAATGGATCATCACTGTCCATGGGTGAACAATTGTGTGGGCTTTCacaactataaattttttatgctgtTTCTTGCATATGCACTTCTCTATTGTATGTTTATTACCGCCACATCTTTACAatactttatacaattttgGAAA GGAGAATTAGATGGAATGGGTAGATTTcatctattatttcttttttttgttgcgTTGATGTTTGCAGTCAGTCTTAATTCCCTTTTCTTCTACCATTGCTATCTTGTTGTGCATAATAGATCAACACTAG AGGCCTTCAGAACACCTATGTTTCGAACAGGGAAAGACAAGGATGGATTTAGTCTgggaaaatacaataattttcaggAAGTATTTGGTGACAATCCACGACTCTGGTTTCTTCCCATATTTAGTAG CTTTGGAGATGGGGTAAACTTTCCCGAGCGGCTGTGCAATGAGGATACACATACTCTATTGGGCTCCCACGGCACCCAACAATGGGGTGATGAAACCGAGTTTGATTCCCCACTTCCCTACGTAAATCAGGTACTTTACAGACTCGATTCTTAG
- the LOC126848646 gene encoding palmitoyltransferase ZDHHC2 isoform X5, with amino-acid sequence MGKQNSSCWWCVKAVKWIPVLFILTIVVWSYYAYVVQLCYYTIDNYVQKAFYLLFFHILLLMFLWSYWQTVYTNLMPVPDKFKIPDVEMEKLQQAETEEVQRQILERFAQDLPVTNRTIKGAMRFCEKCQLIKPDRAHHCSVCGTCVLKMDHHCPWVNNCVGFHNYKFFMLFLAYALLYCMFITATSLQYFIQFWKGELDGMGRFHLLFLFFVALMFAVSLNSLFFYHCYLVVHNRSTLEAFRTPMFRTGKDKDGFSLGKYNNFQEVFGDNPRLWFLPIFSSILPMIIFIIKKQLCSLWHT; translated from the exons ATGGGCAAGCAAAACAGCTCATGTTGGTGGTGCGTAAAGGCCGTCAAGTGGATACCAGTGTTATTCATTCTGACGATCGTCGTGTGGTCCTATTATGCTTACGTCGTGCAATTGTGCTATT ATACAATAGACAACTATGTTCAAAAAG CTTTCTACCTGCTTTTCTTCCACATCCTACTTCTGATGTTTTTATGGTCATATTGGCAGAcagtatatacaaatttaatgccAGTGCCAGATaag TTTAAAATACCTGATGTTGAGATGGAAAAATTACAGCAGGCCGAAACGGAAGAAGTACAGAGAcaaattttagaaagatttGCACAAGATCTTCCAGTTACTAATCGTACTATAAAAGGAg ctATGCGATTCTGTGAGAAATGTCAGTTAATAAAGCCTGATAGGGCACACCATTGCAGTGTGTGTGGCACTTGTGTCCTAAAAATGGATCATCACTGTCCATGGGTGAACAATTGTGTGGGCTTTCacaactataaattttttatgctgtTTCTTGCATATGCACTTCTCTATTGTATGTTTATTACCGCCACATCTTTACAatactttatacaattttgGAAA GGAGAATTAGATGGAATGGGTAGATTTcatctattatttcttttttttgttgcgTTGATGTTTGCAGTCAGTCTTAATTCCCTTTTCTTCTACCATTGCTATCTTGTTGTGCATAATAGATCAACACTAG AGGCCTTCAGAACACCTATGTTTCGAACAGGGAAAGACAAGGATGGATTTAGTCTgggaaaatacaataattttcaggAAGTATTTGGTGACAATCCACGACTCTGGTTTCTTCCCATATTTAGTAG TATACTGCCTATGATAatctttatcataaaaaagcaACTATGCAGTTTATGGCATACTTAA